The Thermoanaerobaculia bacterium DNA window GGGGCCCCCGGCCGCCGCGGCCGGCGGCGCGTTGGGACGCGGAGCGCCGATCGACGGCGAAAGAGGGGCGCCGGGCCCGCCGCCCGGCGCGGCGGCGATCTGCTGGGAGACCTCCGCCAGTCGCCGGTTCGTGTCGTCGAGCTTCGCCTGGAGCGCCTCGATCTGGCGGGAGAGCTCGTCGAGCTTCACGCCGGTGTCGGCGTTGGACTTGAGCAACTGGTTGGTCTGCTGGGCCACGCTGGCGTTGAGCTTCTGGACCTCTTCCTTCGAGGACGACTTGCTCTCGACGGCCTGGATCTGCCGCTCGATGTCGTTCATCTGCCGGTGAAGCCCGTCGATGTCGTCCGAGGAGACGCACGCAAACGACACGGCGGCCCCGGCGGCGAGAGCGGCGAGCGCAAAGCGCCGCGGATCGCGGAAGAGACTCACTTGCCGGTGATCACGAAGTGACCGCGGCGGTTCTGCTGCCAGCAGGCTTCGTCGTGATCGGTGCAGAACGGCCGCGCCTTCCCGTAAGACACCGTGTTCACGCGGGACCCTTCGATGCCGAGCGAGACGAGGTATTCCTTGACCGCGGAAGCGCGCTTCTGGCCGAGAGAGAGGTTGTACTCCTCCGTCCCGCGCTCGTCGCAGTGCCCCTCGACGAGAATCCGGATCGAGCCGTACTGCTTGAGCCACTGGGCGTCGGAAGCGAGCGCCGTTCGCGCGTCGTCGCGGAGGTCGGCCTTGTCGAAGTCGAAGAACGCGTCCTGGAGATATCCCTTCGAGTTGAGGGTCTGCAGGTCCTCGCTCATCACGTCCTCTCCCCGCGGAGCGGACGGGGGAGGCGTCGGCGCGGGAGGCGCGGGCGCTTCGACGGCAGGCGGAGGAGGCGCAGCCTCGGGAGTCGTCGTGGGGGGTTTCTTCTTGCAGCCGGCGGCGAGCGCGATGACGGCTCCCAGCACGGCGGCGACCTTTAGACTCCGATGCATCCGCATTTCATTCCTCCTCAAAGTTGCCGATTTCCCGAGTAGTTTCACGGTTCTGACCGTAGCAAAATTCGTGCTCGCTTTCAATCCGCAGGACGGCCGAAAATGCAAGATTCACGCGCCAGATCGGCCATCCCGGCGCCTGGCGGCGCGCCGTTTCAGCGCCAAGGGTTCGTTCCGCGTCGCGCGAGGGAGGATAGCGACGTGCGGCCGGATGCCCCGGCGCCGTCCGGGCCGGAGTCCGGAGCTCACCCGCCGGAGCCTCGGCGAGGCGGGCGCTCACCCGCGACGCCACTGAGAACGAGATCCTTCGGGCCGCCAGGCGGCCCTCAAGGGAGAGTCTCGCGGACTCACGGCCGTGAGTCCGCTGGGCTGGACCCCCACGTCGCGCGCCTGCCCGCACGCTCCTCGGGGTAGAGCCCGGAGTTCACCAGCCGAAGCCTCGGCGAAGGCGGGCGCTCACAGTCGTGAGCGCTCTGGGCTCTAATTTGGGCTCCAGGCGGGCTGGCTGTTGTTCCCCTTGTCGGTGATCGCGACCTTGTGCTCGCCGTTGATGTCCATCGTGTAGACCTGCGTCGAGCTCCCGCGCCGCGAGTCGTAGGCGATCTTCAGGCCGTCGGGCGACCAGCTCGGATGGCCGTTGGAGCCTTCCTCCGTGAGCTGGAGCGCCTGCCCGGTCGCGAGGTTCATCACGCAGATCTGGAAGTCGGCGCCGGCATTGCCGTTGCTGCGGCACGCGTAGGCGATCTTCGAGCCGTCCGGCGACCACGCGCCCTCGTCGTTCCAGTCTCCCGCGAACGTGACGCGCCGGGAGTTGGCGCCCTCCGGATCCATCATGTAGAGCTGCGGGGTGCCGGACGCGCTCGACGTGTAGAGGATCTGGTTGCCGACCGGCGACCAGCGCGGCGTCGACTCGACGGCGTGGGACGTCGTCAGTCGCTTCAAGCCCGATCCGTCGGAGTTGACGACGAAGATGTCCGGGTTGGCTCCCTGCGAGCCGGCGAACACGATCCGCTTCCCGTCCGGGGAGAAGGACGGCGAGGCGTTGAGCTCGACGCCCGTGGCGATGTCGCGGCGCCCCGAGCCGTCGCGGGCGACGACGTTCAAGTGGGGAAACATCTTCGCATAGCTCGTGAAGACCAGGTGCTGCCCGGAGGCCTCCCACGACGGGTTCATCGCCAGGGATCGGAGCCGGGTGAGCCGCCTCGGATTGCGGCCGTCGTAGTCGACCGCGTAGATCTCGCGCAGCCCCCTCCCGCCGTCGCGATCGGAGGCGAAAGCGATCGTCGTCATGAAAACGCCCGGCTTGCCCGTGAAGTACTTCACGATGTCGTCGGCGACGGCGTGCGCGATCCGCGCGACGTAGGTGGCGCCCCCGCTGTAACGCTTCCCGAACACCAGCTTGTGCGACTTGAGGTCGTAGACGCGCGCCTCGGCGGCGACCCGGTCGCCGGTGACCTCGAGGAGGGTGTCGACGAGGACCTCCGCACCGGTGGCCGACCAGCGGTCGGCCGACTCCGGCGAGGTCGCGTCGCGGTACCCCTTCGGATACAGGGCGGGATCGACGATCGTGAACGCACCCTCGTAATCGAGGTCGGCCCTCAGGGTGTCGTAGAAGGGTTGGCGTACCTGGCTCTCGATCACGGGTCCGGCCGGCGCGATCGTCGGCGGAATCGCGATCGGGAGCTTCTTGGCGACCGCCTTGTTCAGCTCGAGCCAGAGCTCCTGGCTCTCGCGCGGCGGCGCGGGCGTTTGCGCCGAGAGCGCGGCGGCCGCGGCGAGCGCGGCGGCAGCGACAGCAACGATGATGCGTTTCACGCGTGACCTCCTCATTGGAATTTCAGATGGACCCCGAGCGAGCTCTCGTGGAAATCGGCCGGGAGCGGCGGCAGCGGCGACGAGGCCATCACCGCCCGCTGGGCCGCGCGGTCGACGAACGGCAGCCCGCTCGAGCGCTCGATGCGCACGTCGGAAATCGACCCGTCGCGCGCGATCCGGAAGAAGATGACCGGCGGCGCGACCGCCTGGTCCGTCGGCTTGAACCAGTTCGCCCCGATCGAGACGAGCATCTGCGTCACGTAGTACGAATAGTTGAAATCCGCGGAGTCGAACGCGGACAGCGAGGCTCCGAAGCTCGATCCCGCGCCGGGGACTCCGGTCGGAGAGCCTTCCGTCTCCCCGGGCCCGGGGAGGTCGACCGCGCTCCCGCTCGCCTTCTTCGCCGCCTGCGGCGAGGTCCGCGACGGGTGCGCAGGAGGCGGCGGCTCCTTCTTCGTTTTCGTCTTCTCCGGCAGCGGCATCGCCTTGGGCGACGGGGCCGGGACGTCCTGGGGCTTCTCGATGACCGGGCGCGAGACGGGAGCCTCTTTGGTCTCGGCGCGGGCTCCCCGCACCGAGGAGAGCGGGACGAGGCGAACCGAGACCGCGTGCGGGGAGATGAAGCGGTGCGCCGTCGGCAGACGCGACGCGATCAGGAACGCCGCTCCGACGGCGGCGTGGAGCAGGAGCGTGCCGGCGAGGCCGGCCTTCCATTCCGGGGTGCGAGTCCCCGTCTCCGCGAGGATCTCGCCGACGGCGTCCACGTCAGCCCGCCCCCGTCATTTCTTCTTCTCCCGGGACTCGGTCAGCATGCCGAGGTTCTCGATCCCCATGCGGTTCAAGAGATCCATCGTCTCGACGACGGTCCCGTACGGAAGCGACCGGTCGGCCTTGAGGTAGATCGTCTTGTCGGTGCGGCTCCGCATGTAGGCCTGGAGCCGCTCCTTGAGGAGCCCGCCGGCGACGGGCGTCTCGTTGATGTAGTAGAGGCCGCTCTTCGTGATCGAGAGAATGACCGGGTCCTCGGCGCTCTTCGGGAGATTCGAAGCCTGCGCCTTCGGGAGCGCGACGGAGACTCCCTGGTGCAGCATCGGGGCCGTGACCATGAAGATGATCAGCAGCACGAGCATCACGTCGACGAGCGGGGTCACGTTGATGTCCGCGAGGTGGTCGAAGGGATCGTTCTTCGGGCCGGCCGAGAATGCCATTCTTAGGCCGCACTATTCATGAGCGGCTCCGGCGTTCCCGCGGATCTTTTCCGCCGAAGGCTTCACAACCCCGCCTCGACGATACGAAGGCATCGCCTTCGGCGGCGTTCCGAAGCCCCGACGAAAAATCTCTCGCGGGAACCCACCGTGCCGAGTTTGTGTCCCTGTCTGTCATCCCTTCGATCCTCGAACAACGACTCGCTCTCTTGGCCGGGTGCTCATGAATAGTCCGGGCTCTACGTGAAGTTCCGTTCCGTCAGGTTGAGGAACTCGAGGGCGAAGTCGTCCATCGTCGCCCGCATCTGGCGGATCTGTCCCATGAAGTAGTTGTACGCGATGAGCGCGGGGATCGCCGCGGCGAGGCCGGCGGCGGTGTTGATGAGCGCTTCCGAGATCCCCGGGGCGACCGCGACGATCGACGTCGAGCCCGAGACGCCGATCGCGTTGAAGGCCGCCATGATGCCCCAGACCGTCCCGAAGAGGCCGATGAAGGGGCACGCGGAAGCGGTCGTCGCGAGGAACGTGAGCCATCGGGTGAGGCGCGAAACCTCCGCGCCCGCGGCTCGCTCCAGAGCGCGTTCGATCCCGCTGATGTTCTTGATGAGGAGGCGCGTGCTGGTCGTCGCGGCGCTGGCCGGCTCGTCGGAGCGCGCGGCCTTGATCTGGGCGTCGAGCTCCGCATACCCCGACTTGAAGAGGGTCGTCAGCGGGGTCTCGGCGAGCTGGCTCGCCATCGTGTTGACTTCGGAGAACCGCTTCGATTTCCGGAAAAAATCCAGGAATCGGTGAGACTGGCCGCGCACCCGCTTCAATCGAATATATTTGGCGATGATGATCAGCCACGACACGATGCTGAAGAAGAGGAGAATGCCGAGGACGACCTTGGCGGACGGCCCCGTCTCCCGCAGGAAGGTTTCGAACTGGGAGGGGCTCGTTTCGAGGGCCGTGGTGCGGATCGGCTGGGCGTTCAAGACGTTTCGACCTCCTGCGGCGCGCCTTCGGAACGACCGTGCGCGCCTTCGACGGCGCGATGGTCCGCGCCTTCGACGGCGCGATGGTCCGCGCCCTCGACGGCGCGACGACGGGGCGCGCTCATGGCCCGCCGACCGTAGCACACCAAACTCCGACCGGTCAATGAATTCGCGCCTTTTGCGTTCCTTCGGGCGAGCGGAATGAAACAGGGGCCGGTGCGGGTTGTACGTTTGATGCGAAAACCCATTGCGGGACTCCTCCTCGTCGCGGCGGCCCTCGTGTGCGGGAGCGCGGCCGCCTCTCCTCCGATCCTCGAGGTCTCCGGGATCCGCCCGGGCCAGAAGGGATACGGGCTCTGCGATTTCGGCAACGGCGCCGGCGTGCAGCGGTTCGGCGTCGAGATCCTCGGCGTGATGCGCGAGTACGCGCCCAAGCAGGACCTGATCCTCGCCCGCCTCACCGGGAACAACCTCGAAAAGAGCGGCGTGATCGCGGGGATGAGCGGAAGCCCGGTCTACGTCGAGGACAAGCTCGTCGGCGCGGTGGCCTACGGGTGGCCCTTCTCCGAGGAGGCGATCGCCGGAATCACCCCGATCGCGTCGATGCTCGACATCCGCCACGTCCCGGCGAACCCGCCCGTCCCGATCGGCGCGCCGACGCCGAGCGGCGCCCGCGCGCAGGCGGAGAGCCTCGTCTCGACTTTCCGCGGCGGCGATTTCGTCACCGCTTTTCGCGCTCTCGTCGCCCGCGCGTTTCCCGCGCCGGCTTCCGGTTCCGGCTGGGCGCCGCTGGCGATCCCGCTCTCGGCCTCTCCCTTCCCGGCGGGCGATTCCCTCTTCTCCGACGCGTTCGAGCGCGCGGGCTTCCTGCCGGCGCCGAGCGGCGCCGCGTTCCCCGCGGCCGTTCCGGCGTCCGGGAGCGCCCTGCCGGCGCGCGCCGCCGAGCCGCCGCTTCGGCCCGGATCGTCGGTCGCGACGATCCTGATCTCGGGAGACATGACGATGGCGGCGACGGGGACGGTCACCTGGGTCGACGGCGGCAACGTGCTCGCCTTCGGCCACCCGTTCCTTTCGATGGGTCCCGTCGAGATGCCGATGGCGGACTCGGAGGTGATCGGCGTCCTCCCGTCGATGTATCGCTCGTTCAAGTTCGCCTCGACCGGCAAGGTCCTCGGGTCGATCTCGCAGGACCGGTCGACGGGCATCCTCGGCTCGTTCGGCGGGTCGGCGGCGATGGTGCCGGTCAACGTGTCGATCGCCTCCGAAAGCGCGCCGACGCAGAGCTACCAGTTCCAGGTCGTCCGGAACTCGATGCTCACCCCGATCCTCGCGGCGACCGCGATCGACACGACGCTCTCCACGCTCGAGAAGTCGACGGGAGAGCGCACGCTCGTCTGGAAATCTTCGATCGCGACGCCGGGCCGGACCGTCCACTACGATTCGGTCTTCTCCGGGCTGAACGCGAAGGACCAGGCGGTCTCGGCGATGGCGCTGCTGACGAACTACCTCATGGCGAACGAATTCCACGACCTGCCGATCGACGGGATCAACGTCTCGATCCAGCACTCGGACGAGTTGAAGAACGCCCGGATCATCGAGGTCGAGCCGGAGAAGGACCGGGTGCGCCCGGGGGAGACCGTGATGATCCGGGTCGGTCTCCAGGACTTCCGCGGGATCGCGCGGCACCTCTCGCTCGCGCTCCCGATCCCGGCGGGCGAGCCCCCCGGACCGCTGACGGTCTTCGTGGGCGACGGCCTGTCGGCGACCGCGTTCGACCTGTCGCTCTTCCCCGCGGACCCGCGCTCTCTCGAGCAGGTGCTCGACTTCCTCGACCGGATGCGTCCCGCCAATTCCGTCAACCTTCTCGCGTACCGCAACGGCGCCGGTGCGGTGGTCGCGGGTCAGGAGCTCGCCGCCCTTCCGCCGACCGTCTTCACGATGTTCTCCGGCTCCGGCGCGCTCGACGGCGACGTCAATCTTTCCCATCAGCGGGTGTACTCGGCCACGGTCGAGCAGCCCATCCCCGTGACCGGGTCGGCGCGGCTGACGCTCGAGGTCGTCCCGAAGCTCGATTGAGAGGTCTCATGCGAACACGATTCCTGGCGATCGCGGCGATCTGCTGCGCGGCCGGCGCCGCCGCGTCGACGCCGAAGATCTGGACGATCGACTCCGCGCGCGATTTCTCGGAGGGAACCGCCCACGGCGTCTCGGCCCTCCCGGACGGCCGCCTCGCGCTCACCCGCGAGTCGAAGGCGATCGCCGGCCTCTCCGCGACGAAGATCTTCGCGGTCGCGGCCGAGAAGTCGGGAGCGCTGCTCTTCGCCAGCGGCGACGAGGGACAGATCTTCCGCCAGGAGCCGGGCAAGCCCGCGACGGTCCTGCTGACGCTCCCCGAGTCGGAGGTCACCGCGCTCGCGGCCGGCCCGGACGGGGCGATCTACGCCGGGACTTCGCCGCACGGGAAGGTCTACCGGATCGAGAAGGGGAAGCCGCTCGTGTATTTCGAGCCGCAGGCGGAGTACATCTGGGCGTTCGCGTTCGACCGCGGGTCCCTCTTCGTCGCGACGGGCGTCCCCGGCCGGATCTTCCGGGTCACGGCTCCCGGAGAAGGACGCGTGTTCGACGACGTGGGGGACGAGCACGTGCGGTGCCTCCTGATGGACGCGCAGGGACGCCTGTGGGCGGGCACGTCGGGAAAGGGGCTCGTGATCCGCATCGCGCCGGACGGCGTCGCGCGCACGATCTACGACTCCGAGAAAGCCGAGGTCTCCTCGCTCGCCGCCGGGCCGGAGGGGCAGGTCTGGGCGGCGGCGGTTTCGACGAAGGTCGGCGGAGGTCCGGCGGGCGCGGTGAGGCCGCCCGTCCCCGCCCCCAAGGAGAAGAAACCGGAGGCTTCGGCTTCGCCGGGAGGGGGCGAGGGAGGGGGGACCGTCACCGTCACCGCGACGACTTCGCTCGTGCCTCCCGCGCCGCCGTCGGCCCCCTCGAAGGGCGGCGAGTCTTCGGAAATCGTCGAGATCGGCTCCGACGACGCGGCGGTCCCGTTCTGGCGCTCCGACGACGAGCTCGTCCACTCCTGCCGCTGGGACCCGGCGTCGGGAGGTCTCCTCGTCGCGACGGGCCCCCACGGGCGCGTCTACCTCGTGCGAAAGGGGCAGGCGTCGCTCTCGGCGAGCGTCGACGAGAAGCGCGTCGTGTTCGCGACCGACGAGGTGCTCGCGACCGACTCGCCGGCCTCGGCGTACCGTCGCGTCCCCGCACGCGCCGGAGAGTTCTTCTCGTCGATCAAGGACACGGGCAGAACGTCCCGGTTCGGGGCGTTCCGGACGGACGCGTCGGTGCCGAAAGGGGGAGCGCTGACGATCGCATTCCGGAGCGGGAACTCGAGCTATCCCGACGCGACGTGGACGCCCTGGACGGCGCCGGTGCCGGCCGCCACTCCGGGGAAGATCGCCGCCGCTCCGGGCCGCTTCCTCCAGTGGAAGACGGCGTTCGAGGCGGCGGCCGCCGACCGCTCGCCGGTCCTCTTCCGCGTCGAATGCGCGTACCAGAACGACAACGCCCGTCCGCAGGTCGAGGCGGTGGCGGTGGGAACCCCGTCCCGCGACGCGGCGGGCGTGTTTGCCGCCGCGTCGACCGATGAGGCGTCCGCGGGCGAGTCGATCTTCACGGCCTCCGAGGAGAAGCCGGGAACGCCCCGGGCGGAGGGACGCGGCTATCTCATCGTGACCTGGAAGGCGTCGGACCCCGACGGCGACGAGCTCGTCGCGGACGTCGACTTCCGTCCCGCCGGCGTCTCCGGTCCGTGGGTTCCGATGAGACGCTCGGTGCGCGGCAACGCCTTCGGCTTCGATTCGAGACTCCTCCCGGACGGCCGGTATCTCTTCCGCGTGACGGCGAGCGACCGGCCCGGCAATCCCGACGACCCGCGGAGCGACGCGACGGTGTCCGACCCGGTGCTCGTGGACAACACGCCGCCGGCGATCACGCTCGTCTCGTCCACGCGCGAGAAATCGGGCGCGGTGCTCCGCGTCCGGGTGGCCGACGCGCTCTCGCCCATCGCGGCAGCGGGATGGAGCGTCGACGCGGGCGCGTGGACCCGCGCGGCCGCCGACGACGGGATGACCGATTCCCCGCAGGAGTCGTATACAATTTCCCTCCAGCCGGAAATCCGGGGAGCTTACGTCCTGGTTCGGGCGGTGGACGCCGCCGGGAACACGTCCTCGCTGTCGATCGTCGCTCCCTGACTTCCCCTTCCGGCGAGCGGGGGGTGCCGTGTCCGTCCGGCGACTCGTCAGCGCGTTCGCTCTCGCCGCCGCGATTTCCGCGTGCCGCCGGCCGGCGCCGCGCCCGCCGTCGGCGCCCGCCGCGATCGGCTTCCTCGACGAGAGCGCGCTCGGGACGCCGAAGCCGGGGGGGACGCTCTACCGCCGCCTCGAGGGCGAGCCCGCGACCCTGAACCCGCTCCTCCAGACGGACGATTACGCCGCCGACGTGATCGCCGACGTCGCGCGGAACCTCATCGACCTCGACAAGCGCCTCGAGCCGGTCGGCGGCCTCTCCGACCGGTGGGAGGTCTCGCCCGACGGGCGGACCTGGACGTTTCACCTCCGCGACGGCGCCGTGTGGGAGGACGGCACGCCGGTCACCTCGCGCGACGCGATCTTCACGTTCGAGAAGGCGACGGACCCGAAGATCCCGGCGCTCCTTTTCTCGGAGGGCCTCGAGGGTTTCGAAGGGGCGGACGCGGTCGACGACCGTACGTTCCGCGTGCGGTTCCGCTCGCCGTACGCGTTCCGGATCTACGCCTTCAACATACCCCTCGTCTGCGCCGCGAGGAACGCCGGGCGAGACTTCCTCGCCTCTCCCGACGATCGGGCGCCGTTCTCGAACGGGCCGTACCGGGTCGCGCGGTGGAGGACCTCCGAGTCGATCGACCTCGTGCGGAACCCGCGCTACGCGGGCCCCCGCGCGCCGTTCGACCGCGTCGTCTTCCGGATCCTTCCCGACGCGGTCCAGGCGTACCGCGCGCTCGAGCGCGGCGACATCGACGAGATGCGCCTCTCGACCGAGCAGTGGCGGGCGTCGGCCTCCGACACGCGCTTTGCCGGCTGCTGCCGGACGACGCTCTTCTACGACCTCTCCTACTTCTACATCGGGTACAACAACCGCTCGCCCCTCTTCTCGGACGTCCCGACCCGCCGGGCCATGGCGATGCTCCTCGACCGCGGCCGCCTCGTGCGCGACCTCTTCTTCGGCACGGCGCGGATCCTCTCCGGGCCGTGGGCGGCGGATTCGCCGGCCTACGACCCCGCGGTCGCCCCCTATCCGTTCGATCCGGCCGCGGCGCGCGATCTCCTCGCGCGGGCGGGATGGAAGGACGCCGACGGGGACGGCGTGCTCGAGCGCGGCGGAAAGCGCTTCGCGTTCGACCTCCTGTACGGCGCCGGGAGCACGAGCGCGCGACAGGTGTGCGAGGTCTTCAAGAGCGACCTCGAGAAGGCGGGCATCGTCTGCCGGCCTCGCGCGGTCGAGTGGGCCGCCTTCACGAAGCGCATGGACGCGGGGGATTTCGAGGCGGTCGCGTCCTCCTGGTCGGGGGACCCGAACCCCGACCTCTCGGCATACTGGGCGTCGAGCCAGGCGCCGCCGAACGGCCTGAACAACCTCTCGTATTCCAATCCGGAGGTCGACCGCCTCCTGGTCGAGGTCCGGGGCGAGCTCGACGCGAAACGCCGGACCGCGCTCTTCCACCGCCTCCACCGCCTGATCCACGACGACGCCCCGGCGACGTTCGTTTTCCAGAGCGCGCAGAAATACGCCGTCTCGCGGTCGATCGGCGGGCTCGTCACGACCCCGGTGGGGATGTTCCGGTTCTGGCCCGACTCGACGGCCTGGTGGCGCCGTCCGGCTCCGTGACGGCGTATCTCCTCCGGCGCCTCCTGCTCGCGATCCCCACGCTCGCGGGAATCGTCCTGGCCGTCTTCCTCCTGATGCGGATCGCGCCGGGAGACCCGGCGTCGGCGGCCGGCCGGCTCGCGCACCGCCGCTTTTCGCGCGCCGCCGCCGAGGCGATGCGGCGGACCTACGGGCTC harbors:
- the ybgF gene encoding tol-pal system protein YbgF; the encoded protein is MSLFRDPRRFALAALAAGAAVSFACVSSDDIDGLHRQMNDIERQIQAVESKSSSKEEVQKLNASVAQQTNQLLKSNADTGVKLDELSRQIEALQAKLDDTNRRLAEVSQQIAAAPGGGPGAPLSPSIGAPRPNAPPAAAAGGPSPQQLYDTAYGDYTKGRYELAVAGFQDYIERYPSTDLSDNAQYWVGESHFSERKFDDAIGDFDALLKRWPKSDKAAAALLKKGLALQELNRRAEAVVALQYVIHEYPGSDEARLARQRLTALGVEAR
- the pal gene encoding peptidoglycan-associated lipoprotein Pal; amino-acid sequence: MRMHRSLKVAAVLGAVIALAAGCKKKPPTTTPEAAPPPPAVEAPAPPAPTPPPSAPRGEDVMSEDLQTLNSKGYLQDAFFDFDKADLRDDARTALASDAQWLKQYGSIRILVEGHCDERGTEEYNLSLGQKRASAVKEYLVSLGIEGSRVNTVSYGKARPFCTDHDEACWQQNRRGHFVITGK
- a CDS encoding TonB family protein, encoding MDAVGEILAETGTRTPEWKAGLAGTLLLHAAVGAAFLIASRLPTAHRFISPHAVSVRLVPLSSVRGARAETKEAPVSRPVIEKPQDVPAPSPKAMPLPEKTKTKKEPPPPAHPSRTSPQAAKKASGSAVDLPGPGETEGSPTGVPGAGSSFGASLSAFDSADFNYSYYVTQMLVSIGANWFKPTDQAVAPPVIFFRIARDGSISDVRIERSSGLPFVDRAAQRAVMASSPLPPLPADFHESSLGVHLKFQ
- the tolR gene encoding protein TolR, whose translation is MAFSAGPKNDPFDHLADINVTPLVDVMLVLLIIFMVTAPMLHQGVSVALPKAQASNLPKSAEDPVILSITKSGLYYINETPVAGGLLKERLQAYMRSRTDKTIYLKADRSLPYGTVVETMDLLNRMGIENLGMLTESREKKK
- a CDS encoding MotA/TolQ/ExbB proton channel family protein, which gives rise to MNAQPIRTTALETSPSQFETFLRETGPSAKVVLGILLFFSIVSWLIIIAKYIRLKRVRGQSHRFLDFFRKSKRFSEVNTMASQLAETPLTTLFKSGYAELDAQIKAARSDEPASAATTSTRLLIKNISGIERALERAAGAEVSRLTRWLTFLATTASACPFIGLFGTVWGIMAAFNAIGVSGSTSIVAVAPGISEALINTAAGLAAAIPALIAYNYFMGQIRQMRATMDDFALEFLNLTERNFT
- a CDS encoding SpoIVB peptidase S55 domain-containing protein, producing the protein MRKPIAGLLLVAAALVCGSAAASPPILEVSGIRPGQKGYGLCDFGNGAGVQRFGVEILGVMREYAPKQDLILARLTGNNLEKSGVIAGMSGSPVYVEDKLVGAVAYGWPFSEEAIAGITPIASMLDIRHVPANPPVPIGAPTPSGARAQAESLVSTFRGGDFVTAFRALVARAFPAPASGSGWAPLAIPLSASPFPAGDSLFSDAFERAGFLPAPSGAAFPAAVPASGSALPARAAEPPLRPGSSVATILISGDMTMAATGTVTWVDGGNVLAFGHPFLSMGPVEMPMADSEVIGVLPSMYRSFKFASTGKVLGSISQDRSTGILGSFGGSAAMVPVNVSIASESAPTQSYQFQVVRNSMLTPILAATAIDTTLSTLEKSTGERTLVWKSSIATPGRTVHYDSVFSGLNAKDQAVSAMALLTNYLMANEFHDLPIDGINVSIQHSDELKNARIIEVEPEKDRVRPGETVMIRVGLQDFRGIARHLSLALPIPAGEPPGPLTVFVGDGLSATAFDLSLFPADPRSLEQVLDFLDRMRPANSVNLLAYRNGAGAVVAGQELAALPPTVFTMFSGSGALDGDVNLSHQRVYSATVEQPIPVTGSARLTLEVVPKLD
- a CDS encoding two-component regulator propeller domain-containing protein, which produces MRTRFLAIAAICCAAGAAASTPKIWTIDSARDFSEGTAHGVSALPDGRLALTRESKAIAGLSATKIFAVAAEKSGALLFASGDEGQIFRQEPGKPATVLLTLPESEVTALAAGPDGAIYAGTSPHGKVYRIEKGKPLVYFEPQAEYIWAFAFDRGSLFVATGVPGRIFRVTAPGEGRVFDDVGDEHVRCLLMDAQGRLWAGTSGKGLVIRIAPDGVARTIYDSEKAEVSSLAAGPEGQVWAAAVSTKVGGGPAGAVRPPVPAPKEKKPEASASPGGGEGGGTVTVTATTSLVPPAPPSAPSKGGESSEIVEIGSDDAAVPFWRSDDELVHSCRWDPASGGLLVATGPHGRVYLVRKGQASLSASVDEKRVVFATDEVLATDSPASAYRRVPARAGEFFSSIKDTGRTSRFGAFRTDASVPKGGALTIAFRSGNSSYPDATWTPWTAPVPAATPGKIAAAPGRFLQWKTAFEAAAADRSPVLFRVECAYQNDNARPQVEAVAVGTPSRDAAGVFAAASTDEASAGESIFTASEEKPGTPRAEGRGYLIVTWKASDPDGDELVADVDFRPAGVSGPWVPMRRSVRGNAFGFDSRLLPDGRYLFRVTASDRPGNPDDPRSDATVSDPVLVDNTPPAITLVSSTREKSGAVLRVRVADALSPIAAAGWSVDAGAWTRAAADDGMTDSPQESYTISLQPEIRGAYVLVRAVDAAGNTSSLSIVAP
- a CDS encoding ABC transporter substrate-binding protein, with product MSVRRLVSAFALAAAISACRRPAPRPPSAPAAIGFLDESALGTPKPGGTLYRRLEGEPATLNPLLQTDDYAADVIADVARNLIDLDKRLEPVGGLSDRWEVSPDGRTWTFHLRDGAVWEDGTPVTSRDAIFTFEKATDPKIPALLFSEGLEGFEGADAVDDRTFRVRFRSPYAFRIYAFNIPLVCAARNAGRDFLASPDDRAPFSNGPYRVARWRTSESIDLVRNPRYAGPRAPFDRVVFRILPDAVQAYRALERGDIDEMRLSTEQWRASASDTRFAGCCRTTLFYDLSYFYIGYNNRSPLFSDVPTRRAMAMLLDRGRLVRDLFFGTARILSGPWAADSPAYDPAVAPYPFDPAAARDLLARAGWKDADGDGVLERGGKRFAFDLLYGAGSTSARQVCEVFKSDLEKAGIVCRPRAVEWAAFTKRMDAGDFEAVASSWSGDPNPDLSAYWASSQAPPNGLNNLSYSNPEVDRLLVEVRGELDAKRRTALFHRLHRLIHDDAPATFVFQSAQKYAVSRSIGGLVTTPVGMFRFWPDSTAWWRRPAP